One genomic region from Yarrowia lipolytica chromosome 1C, complete sequence encodes:
- a CDS encoding uncharacterized protein (Compare to YALI0C01111g, similar to Saccharomyces cerevisiae RIB5 (YBR256C); ancestral locus Anc_7.181, similar to uniprot|P38145 Saccharomyces cerevisiae YBR256C Riboflavin synthase alpha chain (EC 2.5.1.9)) yields the protein MFTGIVEHIGTVSEFKQLDSSQSGGNGASLTISNVGPILDDVNMGDSIAVNGVCLTVTEYDDDKTYFKAGLAPETLRRTNLGQLKSDSPVNLERAISGHVRFGGHFVQGHVDGTAEIVVKKPDGNSIAFTFKPKDQSLMTYIVEKGFIAVDGTSLTVTAVTEDTFSIMMVAYTQEKVVLAKKEVGDFVNVEVDFMGKLLEKQIDGAVEKKLGGLEALIEKIVDKKLKQ from the coding sequence ATGTTCACTGGAATCGTCGAGCACATTGGAACCGTGTCTGAGttcaagcagctggatTCGTCCCAGTCGGGCGGCAACGGCGCCTCTCTGACTATCTCCAACGTCGGACCTATCCTAGATGACGTCAACATGGGAGACTCCATTGCCGTCAACGGAGTGTGTCTCACTGTGACGGAATATGATGATGACAAGACCTATTTCAAGGCCGGTCTTGCCCCTGAAACCCTGCGACGAACCAACCTGGGCCAGCTCAAATCGGACTCGCCTGTCAACCTTGAGAGAGCCATTTCTGGGCATGTGCGATTCGGAGGCCACTTTGTTCAGGGCCATGTGGATGGTACAGCCGAGATTGTGGTGAAGAAGCCCGACGGAAACTCCATCGCCTTCACcttcaagcccaaggacCAGTCACTCATGACTTATattgtggagaagggcTTTATCGCTGTGGATGGCACCTCTCTGACTGTGACTGCAGTTACCGAGGACACCTTCTCGATCATGATGGTGGCTTACACTCAAGAGAAGGTAGTTCTGGctaagaaggaggtggGAGATTTCGTCAACGTGGAGGTGGACTTTATGGgaaagctgctggagaagcagatCGATGGggcggtggagaagaagcttGGAGGCCTGGAGGCGTtgattgagaagattgtcgacaagaagctgaagcAGTAA
- a CDS encoding uncharacterized protein (Compare to YALI0C01089g, no similarity) gives MQPIRRPVDGHETVLCELLGESSHSPLCFHQQHLEEVVGGDLAAIIGGEESIKVPFVVIVEIRNGDVFTLWSSNHLGTHVSAQPRLSRQNFVVDSGADLAEEIGVMRMGDSKGHIVEFPSGAGDEFRWCYGGNGGSGGDCRHDIGVCVRERERERLRRCRKTPSCCCSLYVWWLCITALQYARFSGPGLHNTHGKKVECR, from the coding sequence ATGCAACCAATCAGAAGACCGGTAGACGGTCACGAGACGGTTTTGTGTGAGTTGTTGGGCGAGAGCAGCCATTCCCCGCTCTGTTtccaccagcagcacctcGAAGAAGTCGTTGGGGGCGACCTTGCCGCTATCATCGGTGGTGAAGAGAGCATCAAAGTACCTTTTGTGGTTATCGTGGAGATTCGAAACGGTGATGTATTCACCCTGTGGAGTTCGAACCACCTGGGCACGCACGTCTCTGCACAGCCGCGGCTCTCCAGACAGAATTTCGTAGTTGACAGCGGAGCAGATTTGGCTGAGGAGATTGGGGTGATGCGAATGGGGGATAGTAAAGGTCACATAGTCGAGTTTCCCTCCGGGGCGGGCGATGAATTCAGGTGGTGCTATGGCGGAAATGGTGGcagtggtggtgattgTAGACATGATATcggtgtgtgtgtgagagagagagagagagagaggcTAAGACGCTGCCGCAAGACCCCCTCCTGCTGTTGTTCACTCTATGTATGGTGGTTATGCATAACGGCACTACAGTATGCACGGTTCAGTGGGCCAGGACTTCACAATACCCACGGAAAGAAAGTAGAATGCCGCTAG